A section of the Bactrocera dorsalis isolate Fly_Bdor unplaced genomic scaffold, ASM2337382v1 BdCtg480, whole genome shotgun sequence genome encodes:
- the LOC125780309 gene encoding piggyBac transposable element-derived protein 4-like: MFTYEMAHLNEDEIREVLCAESVSDISDCDIDYNSENYETNESETDSEPEPLLTPSGSVDSLFIAKNKMVWSATPLPQHIGSAIENIISTQPGPTRFAVSRCHDIVSAFLLFFPPPIEKIVIENTNKYDRVKFDDKWGDIDDDILCRGKNEDVHGLFDSKFGRPIFRSIMSENHFHKITSALRFDDVLSRQQTRSSDKFAPIRDLWDRWQQFLPMFYNCHENVTVDEQLVAFRGRCSFRQFMPSKPAKYGLKFWLSVDSKSGYVWKIQPYLGKPRNAKPEKNQGERVALDLTDDLKGQNITADNFFSTFELVKKLHERKLTYVGTVRKKKTFIPPKLLTVKNLPLYKSTFAFNGIATLVSYISHKNRATILISTIHKKDKVDESGPKKKPEIVSYYNSTKGGVDTADQMIGSYTTKRQTNRWPNIVFANILDISALNAYIIFSEIDVSWTPACRNRRRPNFLRQLALSLAEPHMMKRTKLPQQQFSAQLLREIRTPSTAPVACSKNASSSGHRKRGICSCCKSKSDVKCSICSAFICKTNPKTFCSSCSTKKYRTN; this comes from the exons ATGTTTACTTATGAAATGGCGCACTTGAATGAAGACGAGATACGAGAAGTGCTCTGTGCAGAAAGTGTATCGGATATCTCAGATTGCGATATTGATTATAATTCGGAGAATTATGAAACAAATGAGTCTGAAACAGATAGTGAACCGGAACCCCTCTTAACTCCAAGTGGCTCTGTTGATTCCTTATTTATTGCTAAAAACAAAATGGTATGGAGTGCCACACCATTACCTCAGCATATTGGATCTGCGATTGAGAATATTATTTCAACACAACCAGGACCAACTCGATTTGCAGTGTCCAGATGCCATGACATTGTCtcagcttttttgttgttttttccgcctccaatagaaaaaattgtgataGAAAATACTAATAAGTACGACAGAGTCAAGTTCGACGACAAATGGGGCGATATTGATGATGACATATTGTGTCG CGGCAAAAATGAAGATGTTCATGGTTTATTTGATTCAAAATTTGGTCGCCCAATTTTCCGATCAATTATGTCTGAAAATCATTTCCACAAGATTACTAGTGCGCTTCGTTTCGATGATGTTTTGAGTCGACAACAAACGCGTAGTAGCGATAAATTTGCTCCTATTCGTGACTTGTGGGACCGTTGGCAACAATTTCTTCCAATGTTCTACAACTGCCATGAAAATGTCACGGTTGATGAGCAACTTGTTGCATTCAGGGGGCGATGTTCTTTTCGACAGTTTATGCCATCAAAACCAGCAAAATATGGTTTGAAGTTTTGGTTATCCGTGGACTCAAAGTCCGGCTACGTATGGAAAATACAACCATACCTTGGTAAACCTAGAAATGCTAAGCCCGAAAAGAACCAAGGAGAACGCGTTGCATTGGACTTGACAGACGATTTGAAAGGGCAAAATATAACAgctgacaattttttttccacatttgAGTTGGTAAAAAAACTTCATGAGAGAAAACTTACATATGTGGGAACGGTTCGCAAAAAGAAAACTTTCATTCCTCCGAAATTGCTTACTGTGAAGAATCTTCCATTGTACAAATCTACATTTGCATTCAATGGCATTGCGACATTAGTATCATACATCAGTCACAAAAACAGAGCAACTATATTGATTAGTACAATACACAAAAAAGATAAAGTTGATGAGAGTGGACCGAAGAAAAAACCAGAGATTGTTTCTTATTACAATTCAACAAAAG GTGGCGTTGATACTGCTGATCAAATGATTGGCTCCTACACGACGAAACGCCAAACAAATCGATGGCCAAACAttgtatttgcaaatatattagatatatccGCTTTGAATgcgtacataattttttccgaAATCGATGTTTCATGGACTCCAGCTTGTCGGAATCGGAGGAGACCAAATTTTTTGCGGCAACTTGCACTTTCTTTGGCTGAGCCACATATGATGAAACGCACTAAATTACCTCAACAACAATTTTCAGCGCAGTTATTGAGAGAAATACGAACACCTTCCACAGCACCAGTGGCCTGCTCTAAAAATGCTTCTAGTTCAGGACATCGAAAGCGAGGAATTTGTAGTTGCTGCAAGTCTAAGTCTGATGTAAAATGCTCCATTTGCAGTGCGTTTATTTGCAAAACCAACCCAAAAACATTTTGCTCATCATGTAGTAccaaaaaatatcgaacaaactaa
- the LOC125780310 gene encoding uncharacterized protein LOC125780310 has product MESHKDIARGFVKGDKVKVDALWKEVVTERTQKDISGWKKVWMDWKAFIRKKVAHNNLEARATGGGPFNKHILTPTEDTIAQLCGIYTVVEGIPSTADFGVPSENCNVPPEISSDDDNLPSRSSSARFRRREPMVTDHLRNNIGEQTGALKSIVDGLQENIEATKKINTSIQCLCERVKDLTEENKRHHFEMERLRQSENEMKYKEYELAELKMYSKYQCKPNSN; this is encoded by the exons ATGGAGTCGCATAAAGACATCGCTCGAGGTTTTGTTAAGGGTGACAAAGTAAAAGTTGATGCCCTATGGAAAGAGGTGGTGACAGAAAGGACACAGAAAGATATTTCTGGTTGgaaaaag gTTTGGATGGATTGGAAGGCCTTCATAAggaaaaaagttgcacacaaCAACTTAGAAGCGAGGGCAACAGGAGGAGGGCCATTCAACAAGCACATCCTCACTCCAACTGAAGACACAATAGCCCAATTATGTGGTATATATACCGTGGTGGAAGGTATTCCCAGCACAGCAGACTTTGGTGTCCCTTCTGAAAATTGCAATGTGCCTCCAGAGATTTCCAGCGATGATGACAACCTCCCATCTAGAAGCAGTTCTGCTCGATTCCGAAGACGTGAGCCTATGGTAACCGACCACTTAAGGAATAATATCGGTGAGCAGACAGGTGCCTTGAAAAGTATTGTAGATGGGTTGCAAGAAAATATTGAGGCCACAAAGAAAATTAACACTAGCATTCAATGCCTTTGTGAAAGAGTAAAAGACTTGACTGAGGAGAACAAAAGACACCATTTCGAAATGGAGCGGCTGCGACAAtcagaaaatgaaatgaaatataaagaGTATGAATTGGCTGAGCTGAAAATGTATTCTAAATACCAGTGCAAACCAAACAGTAATTAG